In a single window of the Nicotiana tomentosiformis chromosome 8, ASM39032v3, whole genome shotgun sequence genome:
- the LOC138897635 gene encoding secreted RxLR effector protein 161-like, whose translation MDGAHSLSTTMVVRLFDVNKDLFRPQEKNEELLGLEVPYLSAIGALMYLANTTRPDITFSVNDLARYRSTPTMRYWNGIKHIFRYLKGPIDMGLFYGTNCNPDLVGYTDAGYLSDPHKARSQTGYVFTCGGTPISWRSSK comes from the coding sequence atggatggagcacattCATTAAGTACTACGATGGTTGTTCGATTatttgatgtgaataaggatctgttccgacctcaagaaaagaatgaagagcttcttggtcttgaagtaccatatcttagtgcaattggtgcattaatgtatcttgctaatacaacaaggcctgacataactttttcagttaatgacTTAGCAAGATATAGATCTACTCCTACAATGagatattggaatggaatcaaacacatattccggTATCTAAAAGGACCTAttgatatgggcttattttatggtaCTAATTGcaatcccgatcttgttggttataccgatgctgggtatttatctgacccacacaaggctcgatctcaaacaggctatgtgtttacatgcgGAGGCACTCCCATATCTTGGCGATCAAGTAAgtaa